From a single Paraburkholderia edwinii genomic region:
- a CDS encoding discoidin domain-containing protein: MRDRIGHLSGLTGRLALLWLLLVFAATHAVAGVVVPASNRVDINLGYTPWRYIKDSDNALYSTQTFDDSSWAFKGVPQSPSDDDTFINEQSGGGEGELTGNITWYRKHFKIDSSYQNRKVLIEFQGVHVGAQVYINGHFIPGNSQINPNATHVMGFIPFIVDATPYLDFNGGDNVIAVKAARNDAFFQAPSFGGAFRFGQSDSGMFRPVIMHITDRLHIPENIFSVLQTWGTYVATTAANSASATVQVQTNVLNEYSTDQPVTLTTKIVDANGVVVASDEQTNNVPANAPPGLNPTTFTQVMTVQNPTLWYPNNDANGGPYLYHVIHVVSVNGTVVDAKETPLGIHVLTWDTNFPIFNGHARYLWGASGRYDFPALGSAVPPELQFRDLSLLAQAGGALYRPGHSAQGPDWLDAADQYGIMMLQPSGDGEGGFGSICDEGQTTGCLTTQSDVQLKKELHRDMIIHDRNHPSVLAWEANNGGMVTSLAQQLAGIAQTWDPINTRVQADRTPNPDNGGLLGCSGDGCDIGVKNNFPNTPSVGSEYWGNGVGRAKYDFELAFAAPYVNNWVKSVAALSVGIAHWYLADTPGEIVDQVDGTLNSEVRGNGASMMDQNRLPRLIYYMYEAIWTPFDRKPVVKLAHTWNRAGLVTVNAFSNCPTVSLVLNGQPVGTPQVPNPTSSDSSANLTQSTTLLPGQVHWDNVQFQQGTLVAQCLNDHQEVVTQDKLVTAGAADHIVLTAEPQLVAPDGTQFVMKANGTDAEIIHVAVVDKDGNVVPDASQEITFAVSGAAGEYRGGSDHYVTDGKPLHFHSPKDASLYAEGGLTQIVVRSTFTPGTVTVTATSPNLGSGTVSFDVAPTGSAQTFDGKDLIIGAAQDSGVQIINHPANQTSTVGLTATFNVLAASSTPLHFQWMKNNTPISGATNFSYTTPTLQASDDQSSYTVAVSNGTTNQTSNAATLTVVQPSKPEIKAQPAPAAVTVGLSAEFDVVATGSPVLSYQWMKNNVAIAGATRPTYITPPTTLADNNSLYSVLVQNSAGQQPSQSAVLTVAEGSPPGIVIPPHSQSVTTGQNVTFTVVASGAQPLVYQWKHEGTVVGTNSPNLVITSATDADSGNYTVTISNPAASLTFGPVTLSVSGGGATNLAIGATATASSVQNDGLGPKMANDGSLTSRWSSEPGVDPEWIQLDFGAVRTFDQIELVWENAYADQYEIEVSNDTGDNKQWTSIYKQPAGVGGTETITVRSTSARYVRMLGEHRHTDYGYSLFEFGVYDVPACDALSNTERYTPIPAKAGTYVPPSDLSQLGQGPFVATVRDNVSGQTWQQFSTTFRQQGAQFTQDLAAEYCNSIGMRLPTQAEALTVARANWNQCAMPLPWTTWTTTDVPSTPGDAFIVDSLGNSTFGIKNNTPGASLCVAGPSIAVPKIITQPASQSAAEGTSAQFTVGIDPTSVGPFSYQWFENGKAVAITTVPYFITAPTSAATDNNATISVIVSNGGGSTPSSNATLTVTPATNGGNGGNGGNGGNGGNGGNGGNGGNGGTPPAPSANLALGKQATASGIENDGDAAQQAVDGNDGTRWSSAFVDPSWIKIDLGSAQTFDRVVLRWQDSFAVDYQIQVSNDGSDDDSSWTPVYTETGGKGGTEDVHFKATTARYVRMHGTKRATQFGYSLFEFGVYNTANTPQFAVTATSTGSGTVTPAGTTQVLQGGPVTYTFTPADGFAVTAVQIDGQNVGLVSSYTFDDVLMAHTVNVTFGPSAGAVNLALGATAKSSGLENDGYPASNAVDGNLNTRWSSAFIDPSWIRLDFGTPRTFNRVMLFWENAHSVEYQIQTSNDGDNWTPVFTQEAGQGGVEDISFTTVTARYVRMNSTKRSSDYGNSLFEFEVFNMPTTGDAGGNTGGSTGGSTGGNTGSGTDSGTGNTGTGNTGTGNTGSGNTGSNNNTNPVQASNGNLALGKVATASGTQGDGYPATAAVDGDLNSRWSSDFNDNAWLQVDLGQAQLFNRVVLRWENAYGSAYQLQASNDGKTWNPVFTQNAGKGGTEDLTVPSTTARYVRMQGVKRASQYGYSLFEFEVYNNATTPKVAITASGDANGTLSPAGTVNIDAGATQTFTAVPNSGYGVGKMFVDGQEVGVQSTYTFSNVSGSHTISVNFVPQAASVNLALRKTATASSLENGNLPATAAVDGDPTTRWGSGFADPQWLEVDLGTQQTFDRAVLIWENSHALAYQIQTSNDEKTWTPAYTQNESKGGLEDVTFPAVTARYVRMYASQRSTQYGDSLFEFQLYNSGATTSAPVAAFIEQPASQTVPVGQNGHFAVIPSDKGSVTYQWRRNGTPIANATSRTYDTPVTTAGDSGAVYSVVVTGANGPVTSNDATLTVNSAFPNYTVKQGFVSVDLANNTNGAYTDDKVYVLVIARDPATGQFAWLKPDGTIVASAVSDNDAQNHLTGPDGQNYANYAFTLAQSKTLQLPKLFSGRIYVSLGSPVFLKILNDANNNIGFAGPNPQNPTDPNLNVMFDWYEFTYGDNGLWINTTQVDEFGFPMTQDVYGSNHTFHQQTGITQHRADLFAAYANEVSSAFQPQPSSQFRIMAPAKGSFAAGQANGNYFDAYVNEVWQYYSSNSLVLNMFGNSRQFVGKVQGGQLVFSETNLNNGAFVGGTYVVNKPTTQDVLQGSGALATGNSTELAIEAQLCAALNRHVAEDVNKWANPSTWYAASPSNEYARFYHDHGISGQAYGFAYDDVSDASSTIVAPQPEHVVLGIGF; encoded by the coding sequence ATGCGCGATCGCATTGGGCATTTATCGGGGCTCACGGGCCGGCTTGCACTTCTTTGGCTATTGCTGGTATTCGCCGCGACACACGCTGTCGCGGGCGTCGTCGTACCGGCGTCCAACCGGGTCGACATCAATCTCGGCTACACACCATGGCGGTACATCAAGGACAGCGACAACGCTCTCTATTCGACGCAAACGTTTGACGACTCGAGTTGGGCGTTCAAGGGCGTGCCGCAATCGCCCTCCGACGACGACACGTTCATCAACGAGCAGTCGGGCGGCGGCGAAGGCGAGCTGACCGGGAACATCACCTGGTACCGCAAGCACTTCAAGATCGACTCCTCGTATCAGAACCGCAAGGTGCTGATCGAGTTCCAGGGCGTGCACGTCGGTGCGCAGGTGTACATCAACGGCCACTTCATTCCGGGCAACAGCCAGATCAACCCGAATGCGACGCACGTGATGGGTTTCATCCCGTTTATCGTCGACGCGACGCCGTACCTCGATTTCAACGGCGGGGACAACGTGATCGCCGTGAAGGCTGCGCGCAACGACGCGTTCTTCCAGGCGCCGAGCTTCGGCGGCGCATTCCGCTTCGGTCAGAGCGATTCCGGCATGTTCCGCCCGGTGATCATGCACATCACGGACCGCCTGCACATTCCCGAGAACATCTTCTCGGTGCTGCAGACGTGGGGCACCTACGTCGCGACGACGGCCGCAAACTCAGCGTCGGCGACGGTTCAGGTGCAGACGAACGTGCTCAACGAATACTCGACCGACCAGCCCGTGACGCTGACGACGAAGATCGTCGATGCGAACGGCGTGGTCGTCGCGAGCGACGAGCAGACCAACAATGTGCCTGCGAATGCGCCGCCGGGTCTGAACCCGACGACGTTCACGCAGGTCATGACGGTTCAGAACCCGACGCTCTGGTATCCGAACAATGATGCGAACGGCGGCCCGTACCTGTACCACGTGATCCACGTGGTCAGCGTGAACGGTACGGTGGTCGATGCGAAGGAAACGCCGCTCGGCATTCACGTGCTCACGTGGGACACGAATTTCCCGATTTTCAACGGACATGCGCGCTACCTGTGGGGCGCATCGGGCCGTTACGATTTCCCGGCGCTCGGCTCTGCCGTGCCGCCCGAACTGCAATTCCGCGATCTGAGCCTGCTCGCGCAGGCAGGCGGCGCACTGTATCGCCCAGGCCACTCGGCACAAGGGCCGGACTGGCTCGACGCCGCGGACCAATACGGCATCATGATGCTGCAGCCGAGCGGTGACGGCGAAGGCGGCTTCGGTTCGATCTGCGATGAAGGTCAGACGACCGGGTGTCTGACGACGCAGAGCGACGTCCAGCTGAAGAAAGAATTGCACCGCGACATGATCATTCATGACCGCAACCACCCGTCGGTGCTCGCGTGGGAAGCGAATAACGGTGGCATGGTCACATCGCTCGCGCAACAACTCGCAGGCATCGCGCAGACGTGGGATCCGATCAACACGCGCGTGCAGGCCGACCGTACACCGAATCCCGACAATGGCGGGCTGCTCGGCTGTAGCGGCGACGGCTGCGACATCGGCGTGAAGAACAACTTCCCGAATACGCCGTCGGTCGGCTCCGAATACTGGGGCAACGGCGTCGGCCGCGCGAAGTACGACTTCGAGCTTGCGTTTGCCGCGCCGTATGTGAACAACTGGGTAAAGAGCGTGGCGGCCCTGTCGGTGGGTATCGCGCACTGGTACCTCGCGGATACCCCGGGCGAGATCGTCGACCAGGTCGACGGCACGCTGAATTCAGAAGTGCGTGGCAACGGCGCGTCGATGATGGACCAGAATCGTCTGCCGCGTCTGATTTACTACATGTACGAGGCAATCTGGACGCCGTTCGACCGCAAGCCGGTCGTGAAACTCGCGCATACGTGGAATCGCGCGGGCCTGGTCACCGTCAACGCGTTCAGTAACTGTCCGACGGTCAGCCTGGTGCTGAACGGCCAGCCGGTCGGCACGCCGCAGGTGCCGAATCCGACGTCTTCGGATTCGAGCGCGAATCTGACGCAGAGCACCACGCTGCTGCCGGGGCAGGTGCACTGGGATAACGTGCAATTTCAGCAGGGCACGCTCGTGGCCCAGTGTCTGAACGATCACCAGGAGGTTGTCACGCAGGATAAGCTCGTGACGGCGGGCGCCGCCGACCACATCGTGCTGACGGCCGAACCGCAACTCGTGGCGCCGGACGGCACGCAGTTCGTCATGAAGGCGAACGGTACCGACGCCGAGATCATTCACGTTGCCGTGGTCGACAAGGACGGCAACGTCGTGCCGGACGCGAGCCAGGAAATCACGTTCGCGGTGAGCGGCGCGGCCGGCGAATACCGCGGCGGCAGCGATCACTACGTAACGGATGGCAAACCCCTGCATTTCCACTCGCCGAAGGATGCGAGCCTCTATGCCGAAGGCGGCCTGACGCAGATCGTCGTCAGGAGCACCTTCACGCCGGGCACGGTCACCGTGACGGCGACCTCGCCGAACCTGGGCAGCGGTACGGTCAGCTTCGACGTTGCGCCGACGGGCAGCGCGCAAACGTTTGATGGCAAGGACCTGATCATCGGTGCGGCGCAGGATTCGGGCGTGCAGATCATCAACCACCCGGCCAACCAGACGTCGACGGTCGGTCTGACGGCGACTTTCAACGTGCTCGCGGCGAGCTCGACGCCGCTGCACTTCCAGTGGATGAAGAACAACACGCCGATTTCGGGCGCGACGAACTTCAGCTATACGACACCGACGCTGCAGGCGAGCGACGACCAGTCGAGCTATACGGTTGCCGTCAGCAACGGAACCACCAATCAGACGTCGAATGCGGCCACGCTGACTGTGGTGCAGCCGTCGAAGCCGGAGATCAAGGCACAGCCGGCGCCGGCAGCCGTCACGGTCGGTCTGAGCGCGGAATTCGACGTGGTGGCGACGGGCTCCCCGGTGCTCAGCTATCAATGGATGAAGAACAACGTCGCCATTGCTGGCGCGACGCGCCCGACCTACATCACGCCGCCCACGACGCTCGCGGATAACAACTCGCTGTACAGCGTGCTTGTCCAGAACAGCGCGGGCCAGCAGCCGTCGCAGAGCGCGGTGCTGACGGTGGCCGAGGGCTCGCCGCCCGGCATCGTGATTCCGCCGCACAGCCAGAGCGTGACGACCGGCCAGAACGTGACGTTCACCGTCGTCGCGAGCGGCGCGCAGCCGCTGGTCTATCAGTGGAAGCATGAAGGCACGGTGGTCGGCACGAACAGCCCGAATCTCGTGATCACGTCGGCGACCGATGCCGATAGCGGCAATTACACGGTCACCATCAGCAACCCCGCGGCCAGTTTGACGTTCGGTCCCGTCACGCTGAGCGTGAGCGGCGGCGGCGCGACGAACCTCGCGATCGGTGCGACGGCGACGGCGAGCAGCGTGCAGAACGACGGTCTCGGACCGAAGATGGCCAACGACGGCAGCCTCACGTCGCGCTGGTCGTCGGAGCCGGGTGTGGACCCGGAGTGGATCCAGCTCGACTTCGGCGCGGTGCGCACGTTTGACCAGATCGAGCTCGTCTGGGAAAACGCGTATGCCGATCAGTATGAAATCGAGGTGTCGAACGATACGGGCGACAACAAGCAATGGACGTCGATCTACAAGCAACCCGCGGGTGTGGGCGGCACCGAAACGATTACCGTACGTAGCACGTCGGCGCGTTACGTGCGCATGCTCGGCGAGCATCGTCACACGGATTACGGTTATTCGCTGTTTGAGTTCGGCGTCTACGACGTCCCCGCGTGCGATGCGCTGAGCAACACCGAGCGCTACACGCCGATTCCGGCGAAGGCGGGCACCTATGTGCCGCCGTCGGATCTGTCGCAGCTCGGCCAAGGTCCGTTCGTGGCGACCGTGCGCGACAACGTGAGCGGTCAGACGTGGCAGCAGTTCTCGACGACGTTCCGTCAGCAGGGCGCGCAGTTCACCCAGGATCTGGCGGCCGAGTACTGCAACTCGATCGGCATGCGTCTGCCGACGCAGGCCGAAGCGTTGACGGTTGCCCGTGCGAACTGGAACCAGTGCGCAATGCCGCTGCCGTGGACGACGTGGACGACGACCGACGTGCCGTCGACGCCGGGCGATGCGTTTATCGTCGACTCGCTGGGCAACTCGACGTTCGGCATCAAGAACAACACGCCGGGCGCATCGCTGTGCGTGGCGGGTCCGTCGATCGCGGTGCCGAAGATCATCACGCAGCCGGCTAGCCAGTCGGCCGCCGAGGGCACGTCGGCGCAGTTCACGGTTGGCATCGATCCGACGAGCGTGGGGCCGTTCAGCTACCAGTGGTTCGAGAACGGCAAGGCCGTGGCGATTACGACGGTGCCGTACTTCATTACGGCGCCGACGTCGGCCGCTACCGATAACAACGCGACGATCTCGGTGATCGTCAGCAATGGCGGCGGCAGCACGCCGAGCAGCAACGCGACGCTGACCGTCACGCCGGCCACGAATGGCGGCAACGGTGGTAACGGTGGTAATGGCGGCAACGGCGGTAATGGTGGCAATGGCGGTAACGGCGGTAACGGCGGCACCCCGCCGGCACCGTCGGCCAACCTCGCGCTGGGCAAGCAGGCCACCGCGAGCGGCATCGAAAACGACGGCGACGCTGCGCAGCAGGCGGTCGACGGCAACGATGGCACGCGCTGGTCGTCGGCCTTTGTCGACCCGTCGTGGATCAAGATCGATCTCGGTTCGGCGCAGACCTTCGATCGTGTGGTGTTGCGCTGGCAGGATTCGTTCGCGGTCGACTACCAGATCCAGGTATCGAACGACGGCAGCGATGACGACTCGAGCTGGACGCCGGTGTACACGGAAACGGGCGGCAAGGGCGGCACGGAAGACGTGCACTTCAAGGCCACCACGGCTCGCTACGTGCGGATGCACGGCACGAAGCGCGCAACGCAGTTCGGTTACTCGCTGTTCGAGTTCGGTGTGTACAACACGGCGAATACGCCGCAGTTTGCAGTCACGGCAACCTCGACTGGCAGCGGTACGGTTACGCCGGCCGGCACGACGCAGGTGTTGCAGGGCGGTCCGGTGACCTATACGTTCACGCCGGCTGACGGCTTCGCGGTAACGGCTGTGCAGATCGACGGTCAGAACGTGGGTCTTGTTAGCAGCTACACGTTCGACGATGTGCTGATGGCGCATACCGTGAACGTGACGTTTGGCCCGAGCGCGGGCGCGGTGAACCTCGCGCTCGGCGCGACGGCGAAGTCGAGCGGGCTCGAAAACGACGGCTATCCGGCGTCGAATGCAGTGGACGGCAATCTGAACACGCGCTGGTCGTCGGCCTTTATCGACCCGTCGTGGATCAGGCTGGACTTCGGTACGCCGCGCACGTTCAACCGCGTCATGCTGTTCTGGGAGAACGCGCACTCGGTGGAGTACCAGATCCAGACGTCGAACGACGGTGACAACTGGACGCCGGTGTTCACGCAGGAGGCAGGTCAGGGCGGTGTCGAAGACATTTCGTTCACGACGGTCACGGCCCGCTACGTGCGGATGAACAGCACGAAGCGCAGCAGCGACTACGGCAACTCGCTGTTCGAGTTCGAGGTGTTCAACATGCCGACGACCGGCGACGCTGGTGGCAACACGGGTGGCAGCACCGGTGGTAGCACGGGCGGCAATACCGGCAGCGGCACCGATTCGGGCACGGGCAACACGGGTACGGGTAACACCGGCACCGGCAACACGGGCAGCGGCAACACCGGTAGCAACAACAACACGAACCCGGTTCAAGCGTCGAACGGCAATCTCGCGCTCGGCAAGGTGGCGACGGCGAGCGGCACGCAGGGTGACGGCTACCCTGCGACCGCCGCGGTCGACGGCGATCTGAACTCGCGCTGGTCGTCGGATTTCAACGACAACGCATGGCTGCAGGTGGATCTGGGTCAGGCGCAACTGTTCAACCGCGTTGTGCTGCGCTGGGAAAACGCCTACGGCTCGGCTTATCAGCTGCAGGCGTCGAACGACGGCAAGACGTGGAACCCGGTGTTCACGCAGAACGCGGGCAAGGGCGGCACCGAGGATTTGACGGTGCCTTCCACGACCGCGCGCTACGTGCGCATGCAAGGTGTGAAGCGTGCGTCGCAGTATGGTTACTCGCTGTTTGAATTCGAGGTTTATAACAACGCGACCACGCCGAAGGTGGCGATTACCGCGAGCGGCGACGCGAACGGTACGCTGAGCCCGGCGGGCACGGTCAATATCGATGCAGGCGCCACGCAGACGTTCACGGCGGTGCCGAATTCGGGCTACGGTGTCGGCAAGATGTTCGTCGATGGCCAGGAAGTGGGTGTGCAGTCCACCTACACGTTCTCGAATGTGAGCGGTTCGCACACGATCAGCGTGAACTTCGTGCCGCAAGCGGCCAGCGTGAACCTCGCACTGCGCAAGACGGCGACGGCGAGCAGCCTCGAAAACGGCAACCTGCCGGCAACGGCAGCGGTGGACGGCGATCCGACCACGCGCTGGGGTTCGGGCTTCGCCGATCCGCAGTGGCTCGAAGTCGATCTCGGCACGCAGCAGACGTTCGATCGCGCCGTATTGATCTGGGAGAATTCGCACGCACTCGCGTATCAGATCCAGACGTCGAACGACGAGAAGACCTGGACGCCGGCTTATACGCAGAACGAAAGCAAGGGCGGTCTCGAAGATGTGACGTTCCCGGCGGTCACCGCACGCTATGTGCGCATGTACGCCTCGCAGCGTTCGACGCAGTATGGCGATTCGCTGTTCGAGTTCCAGCTGTACAACAGCGGCGCCACGACGAGCGCACCGGTCGCGGCCTTTATCGAGCAGCCGGCGAGCCAGACCGTACCGGTGGGCCAGAACGGCCACTTCGCGGTTATCCCGTCGGACAAGGGTTCGGTCACGTATCAGTGGCGCCGTAACGGCACGCCGATCGCGAACGCGACGAGCCGCACGTACGACACGCCGGTCACGACGGCCGGCGACAGCGGCGCGGTGTATAGCGTCGTCGTGACTGGTGCAAACGGTCCGGTGACGTCGAACGACGCGACGCTGACGGTAAATAGCGCGTTCCCGAACTACACGGTGAAGCAGGGCTTCGTGTCGGTCGATCTCGCGAACAACACGAACGGCGCGTACACGGACGACAAGGTCTATGTGCTCGTGATCGCGCGCGACCCGGCGACGGGCCAGTTCGCGTGGCTCAAGCCGGACGGCACGATCGTCGCATCGGCGGTGTCGGACAACGATGCACAGAACCACCTGACGGGACCGGACGGACAGAACTATGCGAACTACGCGTTCACGCTCGCACAGAGCAAGACGCTGCAATTGCCGAAGCTGTTCTCGGGCCGCATCTATGTGTCGCTCGGCAGCCCGGTGTTCCTGAAGATCCTGAACGACGCGAACAACAACATCGGCTTCGCCGGTCCGAATCCGCAGAACCCGACCGACCCGAACCTGAACGTGATGTTCGACTGGTATGAGTTCACGTACGGCGACAACGGCCTGTGGATCAACACGACGCAGGTCGACGAGTTCGGCTTCCCGATGACGCAGGACGTGTACGGCTCGAATCACACGTTCCACCAGCAGACCGGTATTACGCAGCATCGCGCGGATCTGTTCGCCGCGTACGCAAACGAAGTGTCGAGCGCGTTCCAGCCGCAGCCGTCGTCGCAGTTCCGCATCATGGCGCCGGCCAAGGGCAGCTTCGCGGCAGGGCAAGCGAACGGCAACTACTTCGACGCGTACGTGAACGAGGTGTGGCAGTACTACTCGTCGAATAGCCTCGTGCTGAACATGTTCGGCAATAGCCGCCAGTTTGTCGGCAAGGTGCAGGGCGGCCAGCTCGTGTTCAGCGAAACGAATCTGAACAACGGCGCGTTCGTGGGCGGCACGTATGTCGTGAACAAGCCGACCACGCAGGACGTCCTGCAGGGTAGCGGCGCGCTGGCAACCGGTAATTCGACGGAGCTTGCGATCGAGGCGCAACTGTGCGCGGCGCTCAACCGTCACGTGGCGGAAGACGTCAACAAGTGGGCGAACCCGTCCACGTGGTACGCAGCTTCGCCGTCGAACGAGTACGCGCGGTTCTACCACGATCACGGCATCAGCGGACAAGCCTACGGCTTCGCCTATGACGACGTGAGCGATGCGAGTTCGACGATCGTTGCGCCGCAGCCGGAGCATGTGGTGCTCGGGATTGGCTTCTAA
- a CDS encoding M85 family metallopeptidase: protein MLNTTLGRWSAASHFGTESDSFAPNQPTPPPAKSKPPVRSKPSVGSSKTAAPTTPTRVKRDDSAPKPSSDGFADYVTRLGKQTPLTAEQMLKSRADIMHSVLASRDRLADRQTTDAIGNTLLDALTRSPTFQALVSYNLHHDGEFLQDLRYRNVYTRDSQYQGQRKEISDLRLSDLQSPDPAGRLPIASIPSTEAGYGANNVPYISVGAAPDADHPAYQQWQEILIHEVVHHLTGADDPPENLQQDHLGPTENLAQAIGREMGWNLPQFNGYAATNRIAHLDQTNRTGIVDAAQRHAGHDRGFFERLADVSGNMNASADFHELDPPGAAGGAAHNASLAPENGITAEDLARLRFHDGEVSFLPFAESAPAGKPDGYQSAYAASSAPWDTQARFFQYGEPVGGNPHVRQFDFPDGSKTVITAYQPTLAWSDLTSAEKVATEVGTTAAGAVIGYVGSGFNPNGAYVGGAAGFAIGKAIADKYPYDRIWQGYKIQTFNKGETSPSYEQYMYAWDNSPLRVGLLSRLPDASLYPDYADSPPDQYSSYWKWKTGDAPART from the coding sequence ATGTTGAACACAACACTAGGCCGCTGGTCTGCGGCAAGCCATTTCGGCACCGAATCGGACTCCTTCGCGCCGAACCAACCGACGCCGCCACCGGCCAAAAGCAAACCACCGGTCCGGAGCAAACCATCGGTCGGGAGCAGCAAGACGGCGGCGCCGACAACACCGACGCGTGTCAAACGCGACGATTCCGCACCCAAGCCATCGTCCGATGGCTTTGCGGACTACGTAACACGTCTCGGCAAGCAAACGCCGCTGACCGCCGAACAGATGCTCAAGTCTCGCGCCGACATCATGCATTCGGTCCTTGCTAGCCGGGACAGACTCGCGGACCGGCAGACGACCGACGCGATCGGCAACACACTGCTCGATGCCCTGACGCGGTCGCCGACGTTCCAGGCTCTCGTCAGTTATAACCTGCACCACGACGGCGAATTCCTTCAAGACCTCAGATACAGGAACGTGTACACGCGCGATTCCCAATATCAGGGCCAACGAAAGGAGATCAGCGACCTGAGGCTCTCCGATCTGCAATCGCCAGACCCGGCAGGGCGGCTGCCCATCGCTTCCATTCCCTCAACCGAGGCGGGTTATGGAGCCAACAACGTTCCCTATATCAGTGTCGGGGCCGCGCCGGATGCCGATCATCCTGCCTATCAACAATGGCAGGAGATTCTGATTCACGAGGTCGTTCACCACTTGACCGGCGCCGACGATCCCCCCGAAAACTTGCAGCAAGACCACCTCGGGCCGACGGAGAACCTTGCACAGGCCATAGGACGCGAGATGGGCTGGAATCTCCCGCAATTTAACGGCTACGCCGCTACGAATCGCATTGCGCACCTCGACCAGACCAATCGGACAGGCATCGTTGACGCCGCGCAGCGCCATGCCGGCCACGACCGTGGGTTTTTTGAGCGACTGGCAGATGTCAGCGGCAACATGAACGCCAGCGCGGATTTTCACGAACTCGATCCGCCAGGGGCCGCCGGTGGCGCTGCCCATAACGCGTCACTTGCGCCGGAAAATGGTATTACGGCGGAAGATCTCGCGCGATTGCGATTCCATGATGGAGAGGTGTCGTTTCTGCCCTTTGCTGAAAGCGCTCCCGCGGGCAAGCCCGATGGCTACCAGAGCGCGTATGCGGCGAGCAGCGCGCCCTGGGACACGCAGGCTCGCTTCTTTCAGTACGGCGAGCCGGTGGGCGGCAATCCGCACGTCAGGCAATTCGACTTCCCGGACGGCAGCAAGACCGTCATCACCGCGTATCAGCCGACACTGGCCTGGAGCGACCTGACCTCAGCCGAGAAGGTCGCGACGGAGGTCGGTACGACGGCGGCCGGCGCCGTCATCGGATACGTCGGCAGCGGCTTTAACCCGAATGGAGCGTACGTTGGGGGCGCCGCCGGCTTCGCCATCGGAAAAGCCATTGCAGACAAGTATCCCTACGATCGCATCTGGCAGGGCTACAAGATCCAGACCTTCAACAAAGGCGAGACGTCGCCATCCTACGAACAGTACATGTACGCATGGGACAATAGCCCACTCAGGGTGGGCTTACTGTCGAGACTGCCTGATGCAAGTCTGTATCCCGATTACGCGGACTCGCCCCCCGACCAATACTCTTCCTATTGGAAGTGGAAAACGGGTGACGCACCGGCACGCACCTGA